Proteins from a genomic interval of Neovison vison isolate M4711 chromosome 4, ASM_NN_V1, whole genome shotgun sequence:
- the TRIL gene encoding TLR4 interactor with leucine rich repeats, with translation MEAARAVRFLLVVCGCLALPPRAQPVCPERCDCQHPQHLLCTNRGLRAVPKTSSLPSPQDVLTYSLGGNFITNITAFDFHRLGQLRRLDLQYNQIRSLHPKTFEKLSRLEELYLGNNLLQALVPGTLAPLRKLRILYANGNEIGRLSRGSFEGLESLVKLRLDGNALGALPDAVFAPLGNLLYLHLESNRIRFLGKNAFAQLGKLRFLNLSANELQPSLRHAATFAPLRSLSTLILSANSLQHLGPRVFQHLPRLGLLSLRGNQLTHLAPEAFWGLEALRELRLEGNRLSQLPVALLQPLHSLEALDLSGNALSALHPTIFGHLGRLRELSLRDNELSALSGDIFAASPALYRLDLDGNGWTCDCRLRGLKRWMGDWHSQGRLLTVFVQCRHPPALRGKYLDYLDDQQLQNGSCADLSPSVSPTAESPRAPLPTATGEEVAPPAGSLSEELPPQPQSQPQQRGRFLPGVAWDGAARELLGNRSALKLSRRGPGLQQPDPSAAAAAGPAPHPLDLLQKPERGPLTPADAAHAKPTPTAAPASAPPPAGDPWQRAAKQRLAAQQQESTAQSDGGVGLPPLVSDPCDFNKFILCNLTVEAVGADSASVRWAVRQHRSPPLLGGARFRLLFDRFGQQPKFHRFVYLPERSDSATLRELRGDTPYLVCVEGVLGGRVCPVAPRDHCAGLVTLPEPGSRSSVDYQLLTLVLLAVNALLVLLALTAWASRWLRRKLRARRKGGAPVHVRHMYSTRRPLRSMGTGVSADFSGFQSHRPRTTVCALSEADLIEFPCDRFMDSGGGGTGGSLRREDHLLQRFAD, from the coding sequence ATGGAGGCTGCTCGCGCCGTGCGCTTCCTACTCGTGGTGTGCGGCTGCCTCGCGCTCCCGCCGCGGGCCCAGCCGGTGTGCCCGGAGCGCTGCGACTGCCAGCACCCCCAGCACCTCCTGTGCACCAATAGGGGGCTCCGCGCCGTGCCCAAGACCAGCTCGCTGCCGAGCCCCCAGGACGTGCTCACCTACAGCCTCGGCGGCAACTTCATAACCAACATCACGGCCTTCGACTTCCACCGTCTGGGCCAGCTCAGACGGCTGGACCTGCAGTACAACCAGATTCGCTCTCTGCACCCCAAGACCTTTGAGAAGCTCTCCCGGCTGGAGGAACTCTACCTGGGGAACAACCTCCTGCAGGCGCTTGTCCCGGGCACGCTGGCCCCGCTGCGCAAGCTGCGCATCCTCTATGCCAATGGGAACGAGATCGGGCGCCTGAGCCGCGGCTCCTTTGAGGGCCTGGAGAGTCTGGTCAAGCTGCGGCTGGACGGGAACGCCCTGGGGGCGCTGCCGGACGCGGTCTTCGCCCCCTTGGGCAACTTGCTTTACCTACATCTGGAGTCCAACCGGATCCGCTTTCTGGGCAAGAACGCGTTTGCCCAGCTGGGCAAACTGCGCTTCCTCAACCTCTCTGCCAACGAGCTGCAGCCCTCCCTGCGCCACGCAGCCACCTTCGCACCGCTGCGCTCCCTCTCCACGCTCATCCTCTCGGCCAACAGCCTCCAGCACCTCGGGCCGCGTGTCTTCCAGCACCTGCCGCGTCTCGGCCTACTCTCACTCAGGGGCAACCAACTCACACACCTCGCGCCGGAGGCCTTTTGGGGGTTGGAGGCCCTGCGCGAGCTGCGCCTGGAGGGGAATCGGCTGAGCCAACTGCCCGTAGCGCTGCTGCAGCCTCTGCACAGCCTGGAGGCGCTGGACCTTAGCGGGAACGCGCTGTCCGCTCTGCACCCCACTATCTTTGGCCACCTGGGCCGGCTGCGCGAGCTCAGCCTGCGCGACAATGAGCTCAGCGCCCTCTCCGGGGACATCTTCGCCGCCAGCCCGGCCCTCTACCGGCTGGATCTAGACGGCAATGGCTGGACCTGCGACTGCCGTCTGCGGGGCCTGAAGCGCTGGATGGGCGACTGGCACTCGCAAGGCCGTCTTCTCACCGTGTTCGTGCAGTGTCGCCACCCGCCGGCCTTGCGGGGCAAGTACCTGGATTACCTGGATGACCAGCAGCTGCAGAACGGATCGTGTGCAGATCTCTCGCCCTCAGTTTCCCCGACCGCAGAAAGCCCTCGGGCGCCCTTACCCACCGCCACTGGGGAGGAGGTGGCGCCCCCTGCAGGTAGCCTCTCCGAGGAGCTGCCGCCGCAGCCGCAGTCGCAGCCACAGCAGCGCGGGCGATTTCTGCCTGGGGTGGCCTGGGATGGGGCCGCCAGGGAGCTCTTGGGCAACCGCAGCGCTCTGAAGCTGAGCCGACGGGGCCCTGGCCTCCAGCAACCGGACCCCTCCGCCGCAGCTGCCGCGGGCCCTGCGCCACACCCCCTGGACCTGCTCCAGAAACCCGAGCGGGGACCTCTGACTCCGGCAGATGCGGCCCACGCGAAGCCCACCCCGACGGCCGCGCCGGCCTCTGCGCCACCGCCCGCCGGCGACCCCTGGCAGCGCGCGGCGAAGCAGCGCCTGGCCGCGCAGCAGCAGGAAAGTACCGCCCAGTCCGACGGCGGGGTAGGCCTGCCGCCGCTGGTGTCCGACCCTTGCGACTTCAACAAGTTCATCCTGTGCAACCTGACCGTTGAGGCGGTGGGCGCCGACAGCGCCTCGGTGCGCTGGGCGGTGCGCCAGCACCGCAGCCCACCACTGCTGGGCGGCGCGCGCTTCCGCCTGCTCTTCGACCGCTTTGGCCAGCAGCCCAAGTTCCACCGCTTCGTCTACCTGCCAGAGCGCAGCGACTCGGCCACGCTGCGCGAGCTGCGCGGAGACACCCCCTACCTGGTGTGCGTGGAGGGCGTCCTCGGGGGCCGGGTCTGCCCGGTGGCTCCCCGTGACCACTGCGCAGGGCTAGTCACCCTCCCGGAGCCTGGGAGCCGGAGCAGTGTTGACTACCAGCTGCTGACCTTGGTCTTGCTGGCCGTCAACGCGCTGCTGGTGCTCCTGGCGCTGACGGCCTGGGCGTCCCGCTGGCTGCGGAGGAAGCTGCGGGCTCGGCGGAAGGGTGGGGCCCCTGTGCACGTTCGACACATGTACTCCACCCGACGTCCCCTGCGCTCCATGGGCACCGGCGTGTCTGCGGACTTTTCTGGCTTCCAGTCGCACCGGCCGCGCACCACTGTGTGTGCTCTCAGCGAAGCGGACCTCATCGAGTTCCCCTGCGACCGCTTCATGGACAGCGGGGGCGGTGGCACAGGGGGCAGCTTGAGGCGGGAGGACCATCTTCTGCAGCGATTTGCAGACTAG